A single Triticum dicoccoides isolate Atlit2015 ecotype Zavitan chromosome 2A, WEW_v2.0, whole genome shotgun sequence DNA region contains:
- the LOC119356874 gene encoding uncharacterized protein LOC119356874 isoform X2, translated as MQTALSRVCLVTFLPLKILMPIQSVMQCRPKSKDGREINPYLAKIIKMNPRMVSEIFAYALRSLAVITVENHRMGVPLGAAVKLSNLRISYSHGKFVLLNILPKSPGYKGLTLQQRCNDWIAIRDLVKQLVEEVCGSGVQYPVDFAHWLEKLGEPQPQIFMILYHTVFLRSNARFYYHVSLDQFCRKEPRGKFNIIMNDSELRELLREIGDLRELLNLAELNEFLKCCIAGDDGTQAAASKYPKGGQPSNGTGQQGQAPPATGQQGQAPPATGQQGQAPPATGQQGQAPPATGQQSQPSQATGQQGQPAARGGQSQTFNSSNAPPQGQPSQAQGNSIPQGQALQTQDPYALLQQARLKGGHTLVAVHRNSPVHGCQKTCVGFSFIQRSMLNRGQLFRSSISCSFPSTIQFLSSSARKGFSINWTWSACLVRLGTHGNLQ; from the exons ATGCAAACCGCCTTAAGCCGTGTTTGTCTCGTCACTTTTCTACCTTTGAAAATTTTGATGCCTATCCAGTCAGTAATGCAAT GCAGACCTAAAAGCAAGGACGGAAGGGAGATCAATCCGTATCTTGCCAAGATCATCAAGATGAACCCAAGAATGGTGTCTGAAATATTTGCTTATGCACTGAGATCGTTGGCGGTTATTACTGTGGAAAACCATCGGATGGGGGTTCCTTTAGGTGCTGCTGTGAAGCTATCTAACCTGAGGATCTCTTATTCTCATGGTAAGTTTGTCTTGCTCAATATCCTGCCAAAGTCACCCGGCTACAAGGGTTTGACTCTGCAACAGAGATGTAATGATTGGATAGCAATAAGAGATCTTGTGAAGCAGTTGGTTGAGGAGGTTTGCGGGAGTGGTGTTCAATATCCTGTGGATTTTGCCCACTGGCTTGAGAAGTTGGGTGAGCCTCAGCCACAAATATTCATGATACTATACCATACCGTGTTCCTAAGATCGAATGCCCGTTTCTATTACCATGTTTCGCTGGATCAGTTCTGCAGAAAGGAACCAAGGGGCAAGTTCAACATTATTATGAATGATTCTGAATTGCGTGAGTTGCTGAGGGAGATAGGTGACCTTAGAGAACTGTTAAACCTTGCCGAACTGAATGAGTTTCTGAAGTGCTGTATAGCAGGTGACGATGGAACTCAAGCAGCTGCTTCTAAATATCCAAAGGGCGGGCAACCAAGCAATGGTACAGGCCAGCAGGGTCAAGCACCACCAGCCACAGGCCAGCAGGGTCAAGCACCACCAGCCACAGGCCAGCAGGGTCAAGCACCACCAGCCACAGGCCAGCAGGGTCAAGCACCACCAGCCACAGGCCAGCAAAGTCAGCCATCTCAAGCCACAGGCCAGCAGGGTCAACCAGCTGCTCGAGGTGGCCAGAGTCAAACGTTCAATTCAAGTAATGCTCCACCACAAGGTCAGCCATCTCAAGCCCAAGGGAACTCAATCCCACAAGGACAGGCATTGCAAACTCAGGACCCTTATGCACTGCTTCAGCAGGCCAGACTCAAAGGTGGGCACACCTTGGTTGCTGTCCACCGCAACAGCCCTGTGCATGGTTGCCAAAAAACATGTGTAGGCTTCTCTTTCATTCAAAGATCGATGTTGAATCGCGGTCAATTATTCAGATCGTCTATTTCATGTTCCTTCCCTTCGACCATACAGTTCTTGAGCTCTTCTGCAAGAAAGGGATTCAGCATCAATTGGACATGGAGTGCTTGTTTGGTGAGACTAGGGACACATGGAAATTTGCAATAG
- the LOC119356874 gene encoding uncharacterized protein LOC119356874 isoform X1: MRIMQFAFRRICSLISSDANRLKPCLSRHFSTFENFDAYPVSNAIWHSREVDMKDLGDPVNFFGRNRMFDSILYNKLVGRPKSKDGREINPYLAKIIKMNPRMVSEIFAYALRSLAVITVENHRMGVPLGAAVKLSNLRISYSHGKFVLLNILPKSPGYKGLTLQQRCNDWIAIRDLVKQLVEEVCGSGVQYPVDFAHWLEKLGEPQPQIFMILYHTVFLRSNARFYYHVSLDQFCRKEPRGKFNIIMNDSELRELLREIGDLRELLNLAELNEFLKCCIAGDDGTQAAASKYPKGGQPSNGTGQQGQAPPATGQQGQAPPATGQQGQAPPATGQQGQAPPATGQQSQPSQATGQQGQPAARGGQSQTFNSSNAPPQGQPSQAQGNSIPQGQALQTQDPYALLQQARLKGGHTLVAVHRNSPVHGCQKTCVGFSFIQRSMLNRGQLFRSSISCSFPSTIQFLSSSARKGFSINWTWSACLVRLGTHGNLQ, encoded by the exons ATGAGGATTATGCAGTTTGCTTTCCGGAGGATATGTTCCCTGATTTCATCTGATGCAAACCGCCTTAAGCCGTGTTTGTCTCGTCACTTTTCTACCTTTGAAAATTTTGATGCCTATCCAGTCAGTAATGCAAT TTGGCATTCTAGGGAAGTCgacatgaaggatcttggagatccTGTCAATTTCTTTGGCAGGAACCGAATGTTTGATTCAATATTATACAACAAGCTTGTAGGCAGACCTAAAAGCAAGGACGGAAGGGAGATCAATCCGTATCTTGCCAAGATCATCAAGATGAACCCAAGAATGGTGTCTGAAATATTTGCTTATGCACTGAGATCGTTGGCGGTTATTACTGTGGAAAACCATCGGATGGGGGTTCCTTTAGGTGCTGCTGTGAAGCTATCTAACCTGAGGATCTCTTATTCTCATGGTAAGTTTGTCTTGCTCAATATCCTGCCAAAGTCACCCGGCTACAAGGGTTTGACTCTGCAACAGAGATGTAATGATTGGATAGCAATAAGAGATCTTGTGAAGCAGTTGGTTGAGGAGGTTTGCGGGAGTGGTGTTCAATATCCTGTGGATTTTGCCCACTGGCTTGAGAAGTTGGGTGAGCCTCAGCCACAAATATTCATGATACTATACCATACCGTGTTCCTAAGATCGAATGCCCGTTTCTATTACCATGTTTCGCTGGATCAGTTCTGCAGAAAGGAACCAAGGGGCAAGTTCAACATTATTATGAATGATTCTGAATTGCGTGAGTTGCTGAGGGAGATAGGTGACCTTAGAGAACTGTTAAACCTTGCCGAACTGAATGAGTTTCTGAAGTGCTGTATAGCAGGTGACGATGGAACTCAAGCAGCTGCTTCTAAATATCCAAAGGGCGGGCAACCAAGCAATGGTACAGGCCAGCAGGGTCAAGCACCACCAGCCACAGGCCAGCAGGGTCAAGCACCACCAGCCACAGGCCAGCAGGGTCAAGCACCACCAGCCACAGGCCAGCAGGGTCAAGCACCACCAGCCACAGGCCAGCAAAGTCAGCCATCTCAAGCCACAGGCCAGCAGGGTCAACCAGCTGCTCGAGGTGGCCAGAGTCAAACGTTCAATTCAAGTAATGCTCCACCACAAGGTCAGCCATCTCAAGCCCAAGGGAACTCAATCCCACAAGGACAGGCATTGCAAACTCAGGACCCTTATGCACTGCTTCAGCAGGCCAGACTCAAAGGTGGGCACACCTTGGTTGCTGTCCACCGCAACAGCCCTGTGCATGGTTGCCAAAAAACATGTGTAGGCTTCTCTTTCATTCAAAGATCGATGTTGAATCGCGGTCAATTATTCAGATCGTCTATTTCATGTTCCTTCCCTTCGACCATACAGTTCTTGAGCTCTTCTGCAAGAAAGGGATTCAGCATCAATTGGACATGGAGTGCTTGTTTGGTGAGACTAGGGACACATGGAAATTTGCAATAG
- the LOC119356874 gene encoding uncharacterized protein LOC119356874 isoform X3, with protein MNPRMVSEIFAYALRSLAVITVENHRMGVPLGAAVKLSNLRISYSHGKFVLLNILPKSPGYKGLTLQQRCNDWIAIRDLVKQLVEEVCGSGVQYPVDFAHWLEKLGEPQPQIFMILYHTVFLRSNARFYYHVSLDQFCRKEPRGKFNIIMNDSELRELLREIGDLRELLNLAELNEFLKCCIAGDDGTQAAASKYPKGGQPSNGTGQQGQAPPATGQQGQAPPATGQQGQAPPATGQQGQAPPATGQQSQPSQATGQQGQPAARGGQSQTFNSSNAPPQGQPSQAQGNSIPQGQALQTQDPYALLQQARLKGGHTLVAVHRNSPVHGCQKTCVGFSFIQRSMLNRGQLFRSSISCSFPSTIQFLSSSARKGFSINWTWSACLVRLGTHGNLQ; from the coding sequence ATGAACCCAAGAATGGTGTCTGAAATATTTGCTTATGCACTGAGATCGTTGGCGGTTATTACTGTGGAAAACCATCGGATGGGGGTTCCTTTAGGTGCTGCTGTGAAGCTATCTAACCTGAGGATCTCTTATTCTCATGGTAAGTTTGTCTTGCTCAATATCCTGCCAAAGTCACCCGGCTACAAGGGTTTGACTCTGCAACAGAGATGTAATGATTGGATAGCAATAAGAGATCTTGTGAAGCAGTTGGTTGAGGAGGTTTGCGGGAGTGGTGTTCAATATCCTGTGGATTTTGCCCACTGGCTTGAGAAGTTGGGTGAGCCTCAGCCACAAATATTCATGATACTATACCATACCGTGTTCCTAAGATCGAATGCCCGTTTCTATTACCATGTTTCGCTGGATCAGTTCTGCAGAAAGGAACCAAGGGGCAAGTTCAACATTATTATGAATGATTCTGAATTGCGTGAGTTGCTGAGGGAGATAGGTGACCTTAGAGAACTGTTAAACCTTGCCGAACTGAATGAGTTTCTGAAGTGCTGTATAGCAGGTGACGATGGAACTCAAGCAGCTGCTTCTAAATATCCAAAGGGCGGGCAACCAAGCAATGGTACAGGCCAGCAGGGTCAAGCACCACCAGCCACAGGCCAGCAGGGTCAAGCACCACCAGCCACAGGCCAGCAGGGTCAAGCACCACCAGCCACAGGCCAGCAGGGTCAAGCACCACCAGCCACAGGCCAGCAAAGTCAGCCATCTCAAGCCACAGGCCAGCAGGGTCAACCAGCTGCTCGAGGTGGCCAGAGTCAAACGTTCAATTCAAGTAATGCTCCACCACAAGGTCAGCCATCTCAAGCCCAAGGGAACTCAATCCCACAAGGACAGGCATTGCAAACTCAGGACCCTTATGCACTGCTTCAGCAGGCCAGACTCAAAGGTGGGCACACCTTGGTTGCTGTCCACCGCAACAGCCCTGTGCATGGTTGCCAAAAAACATGTGTAGGCTTCTCTTTCATTCAAAGATCGATGTTGAATCGCGGTCAATTATTCAGATCGTCTATTTCATGTTCCTTCCCTTCGACCATACAGTTCTTGAGCTCTTCTGCAAGAAAGGGATTCAGCATCAATTGGACATGGAGTGCTTGTTTGGTGAGACTAGGGACACATGGAAATTTGCAATAG